atggtttcatgtttctgtgtacAGCATATAAACTCACCACTCCTGAATTATTAACTACTCAAATTATGTGTGGCTGAAAACATTATTAACTGAACAGTAGGTTATTTTTCAAAAAGTAATAGATTTTCTCTTATGATTTCATTACATGTATAAACACAATAGTGAAAAGACACACTGTAAAACAGAGATGAAAGGTATTTGTGAATAACTCATTCGTCACTCTATGATGTTACTTTTTATACAGTCCTGATGTTCCAAGAAGTCTGGGGTCGGAGCTTCTGTCGGACCATTGAGAAACTGGTGGAGGTGGTGCAGGAATACCCCACAGAGGTGGAGCACATCTACAGCCCCTCCTGTGTGCCTCTGGTGAGGTGTTCAGGTTGTTGTGGGGATGAAAACCTGGAATGCCATCCGACACAAACCACAAATGTCACAATGCAGGTACAGGTACATGGTATGGTTCATGATAGTTGTATGTATCGATTACTGTATGTACAGTTTATTCATCTCAATCTGTTTTATCCTTCAGTTGTTGAAAATTAGACCATCAGAACCAGGTCAAGAATATGTTGAGATGACGTTTGTGGAGCATCAGACATGTGAATGtaggtaagaaaaaaacaaaaaacaaaacatcagattaatcaGCTATGCACATACTTGACAGAAAATTTGCAGACATCACTGTTTGTTGTACCTGggtgttgtttttcatttatatgaatatttaactcCTCAGAATCAGGAAGCCTGTTGTGAAGGTGGAAAGGTAAATACATCATTTTATGTCAGTTTTAAAACTGGTGAAAAGGACACATCCATTTGTCAGAGTGT
This portion of the Sphaeramia orbicularis chromosome 22, fSphaOr1.1, whole genome shotgun sequence genome encodes:
- the pgfb gene encoding placenta growth factor, which encodes MKLGFVIETAVALYLLLSPAQCLPLSSINNTTQVLMFQEVWGRSFCRTIEKLVEVVQEYPTEVEHIYSPSCVPLVRCSGCCGDENLECHPTQTTNVTMQLLKIRPSEPGQEYVEMTFVEHQTCECRIRKPVVKVERKRQRGRGRKRKEKQKLKECDRCQIPRR